In the genome of Streptomyces sp. SAI-127, the window TCGCCCTCGCCCGGGTAGCCGATGGCCTGCGCCAGGACCCGGGCCTCCAGGGCCATCCGGTTGGCGGCCGGGTGGTCGCCGTTGTACGGGTCCTCGACGGGGTGGGTGAGCACGACGTCGGGCTGGGTGGCCCGGTAGACCTCTACGAGCTTGTCGGTCAACTCGGCGGTGGCGACCAGCGGGTAGTCGCCGGCGTCGAAGAAGCGCACCTCGGCGCCGAGGGTCGCGGCGGCGCGCTCGGCCTCGTCCCGGCGTATCGCCTTGATCTCGTCGAGTTTCCTGCCCTCGCGCCAGGCCTTGGCGGACTCCCCACGTTCACCGAAGGTCAGACAGGCGACGGTGACCTTCTCGCCGCGGGAGGCGGCCAGGGCGATGGCTCCGCCCGCCCGCCACACGAAGTCCCCGGCATGCGCGGTGATCACCAGTGTCGAACGTGGAGTGGCGGGCGCGCCTGACTGCGTCATTACGGACATCTCCTTGAAGTGGACAGGTTCGCGCCCGCCTCGCGCGGCTCAGTCGCGCAGCGCCTCGATCACGCTGGTGAGGTGGGCGCGGACGGCCTTCTCTGCCGCCTGCGGGTCCCTGGCCCTGATCGCCTCGATCATCGCCAGATGCTCGTTCAGGGAGTGCTGCGGGCGTCCCGGCCGAAGCGCCAACTGGAAGCGGTGGCGCACCAGTTGGGCATTCAGCCGCTCCAGCAGATCCACGGCGGTCCGCTGGCCCGAGAACTCCCGCACCCTGGCGTGGAGCTCCTGGTTGAGCTCGGAGTAGGTCATCGGCTCACCGTCGGCCACGGCCTTGGTCATCGCCGTGCCCAGTTCGGTCAGCTCGGCGAGCTGCTCGTCACTGGCCAGGGTCGCCGCCTTGGCCGCGCACAGTCCTTCGAGGACCATGCGGCACTCGGTGATGGCGACCGCCTCCTCGACGGTCACGACCCGTACCCGGGAACCCCGGTTGCGGATCCGCTCGACGAGTCCCTGGGCCTCCAGATCGATGAGCGCCGCCCGGATGCTGGCCCGTGTCACACCGAACTGCTCGGCGAGCTCGTTCTCCACCAGCCGCTGCGCCGGTGCCATCTCGCCGTGCAGGATCGCCTGCCGCAGCTGCGCGAGCGCATGCTGTTTGGCCTGCTCCCCGGTGCTCGGACGGGCTTCTTTCGGCATCGTTGCCCTCCCTGAGTGAGTGCTTGTCGAACCTAAATCTAGCCAGACAAGATTGTCAACAATTTTGTCTGCCGTATCGCGCACATGATGTTCGTCGCGCACACCCCGGCCTGGGCTCGCCGGGTGGGATCGTCCCGCCACCGGGCCGGCCGCACGGCGATCGCTCGGCGTCCCGCACCGGCCGGTAGACGACACCGGGCGATCACGGTGAGCCAGTCGTCC includes:
- a CDS encoding PIG-L deacetylase family protein gives rise to the protein MTQSGAPATPRSTLVITAHAGDFVWRAGGAIALAASRGEKVTVACLTFGERGESAKAWREGRKLDEIKAIRRDEAERAAATLGAEVRFFDAGDYPLVATAELTDKLVEVYRATQPDVVLTHPVEDPYNGDHPAANRMALEARVLAQAIGYPGEGEIIGAPPVFYFEPHQPEMSGFKPEVLLDITEVWETKRKAMECLGAQQHLWDYYTDLAVRRGVQLKRNAGPNLGLAHKTMAEAYMRPYPQIAKELA
- a CDS encoding GntR family transcriptional regulator gives rise to the protein MPKEARPSTGEQAKQHALAQLRQAILHGEMAPAQRLVENELAEQFGVTRASIRAALIDLEAQGLVERIRNRGSRVRVVTVEEAVAITECRMVLEGLCAAKAATLASDEQLAELTELGTAMTKAVADGEPMTYSELNQELHARVREFSGQRTAVDLLERLNAQLVRHRFQLALRPGRPQHSLNEHLAMIEAIRARDPQAAEKAVRAHLTSVIEALRD